The following nucleotide sequence is from Treponema pectinovorum.
CCTTGTAAAATTTGTTAATAAAAGGAGAGATTATATGAATAAAAAATTTGTCATTTTTATATCCTGCATCACTTTTTTGCTTGGGTGTTTTATTCTGAGCGTAGGTTTTAGCAACATCGCTCGCGAAGAACGCACTGTTTCTGTTCGTGGTTTTTCGGAAAAAGAAGTTGATGCAGATTTTGCCGTTTGGAAAATCGCTTTTTCCGTTGGTGCAAACGATTTAATCTCGCTAGAAAAAGAAATTTCAGAAAAAACAAAAATTGTAACTGGATATTTAAAAAATCATGGGCTTGAAGATGCCGATTTTTCTGTTCTTGCGCCAGAAATAAACGATGCTTCGATGAGCCTTTATACAGACCCTTCGAGAAGAACTTACAACTACATCGCAAAGCAATCTCTTTTAA
It contains:
- a CDS encoding SIMPL domain-containing protein, yielding MNKKFVIFISCITFLLGCFILSVGFSNIAREERTVSVRGFSEKEVDADFAVWKIAFSVGANDLISLEKEISEKTKIVTGYLKNHGLEDADFSVLAPEINDASMSLYTDPSRRTYNYIAKQSLLIRTQKIKEVKEASSDTLKLIGKGISVSSDYDNHVTYEFTRLNEIKPEMIASATQSARAGAEQFAKDSGSKVGKIKSATQGLFTIENAAEGLEERKNVRVVTTVVYILKD